The following proteins are encoded in a genomic region of Burkholderia gladioli:
- a CDS encoding non-ribosomal peptide synthetase translates to MTDNTSPARPDALRLATQYAALPEDKRALFRARARAQGIDTSALPAVPLAPRPARFPLLPAQERLWFLWCLDPAHAGYHLTQTLRLSGPLDLAALHRALRALVERHEALRLRFEAGDGVPMQYPVELAPAGQQAPRRDYGFAAHAVGRDPEALAAALHAFGCAPFDLTGGAPIRVGLFEIGPDECVLQFVVHHIVADAWSMDLLFRDLLAFYRGETPAPLPVQFADVAMWRREWLAADELDAQIAHWRSVLDGAPGAITLPRDLPPRQQRSHEGGTVRRVLEAPLAERLRAIAREQRSTPFTLLLAAWGVVLGRYAAQRTVVVGVPSAGRERRETEALVGFFVNTLIVRTDLDGARPFVELLRATHERVLDAQAHRDVPFARLVDALSVERDLDSSPLFQVMFDLAVERAGGAAALPAGLRAEPVANAAPTARFDLALNGQDRGAGGSFELALTYASDRFVETTVARLLDDYTALLAQIAAEPSRRVADLAAPREHEAARADIARGPFEPAHRRVAARAALCPERVALRCEGATLHYAELDGWAARLGAALRADGLAPGERVGLLLTRSLALPAALLGVWHGGGAFVPLDPEYPEARLRAMIADAGVQRVIVDEATRAQWGELLAPLRAIDAWSWREAPAGESAAQPAPAAPLTLHPESLAYVIYTSGSTGTPKGVAIAHGALALHLEDFLHDHRIAETDTVLQSSTINFDVALHELLPALIAGGRVVMRGPRAWELDTLNRTLIDERVSFARIPTALWQQWRIALPAAQDLSLRQITVGGEGLPGDALAKWLDGPLASVAIDNLYGPTETTVAALHHPVGVADASSAIVAIGRCYPSRHAYVADLDGNRAPDGALGELCIGGPTLAHGYLGRPSLTAERFVPDPTGAPGSRVYRSGDLCRARPDGVIDFLGRLDQQIKLRGHRIELGEIEAALRRASGVREGVVELRGAGERKRLVAYYTGEASPAAVREALAAGLPASHLPSVCVALAALPTLPNGKLDRRALPEPDDTVETGAVPPEGPLETALLAIWQTVLGRGDFGVTDSFFALGGDSISSLRVIAQARSAGWIVTARQVFEHSSVRELARVAERAEAGEGGAGGEIDDAASDVPLAVPLVPMQHWFFEQFPDAPSRWNQSVLLASAEPLDAGALRGALAAVLATHDALRARFTREAADRAWTQTIVPASDALAEAAFETIELDEGAAAGDWSAALAVHADRLHGSLDLAAGPLLRAAAFATPEGARLLIVVHHIVVDGVSWRILLDDLLSAYDALRSGRAPALPKPPTRWRDWSRRLAAYAAQPELLAELPWWQARLGAAEDAAPRAEGGQRHQAWTLDAEATARLTQAGWRIDEVLLAALAHACAEVLPAVPVVVELEGHGRGDQVPGVDLSRTVGWFTTQYPLRVAAHEDVDATRRAIGAARAELPAEGLHYNLLRYAGLASSRSALAALPATTVGFNYLGRFEERLGAGRFTFAAEDSGDGTQGRVAAGARHWLDLNGLIAEGCLKVDWSAADGSVDEAMLARLVTVFDAQVRALAGMAHGAADPTHAAPRRFGDLPEGAPGESVAVGDAAVAAAFAVWRERFHAEARLAPAPDARLQPLNAARAPVTLFCCYPGFGLTGEYRYLAAALQGVASVVALRAPGFARPGSVPADWPASFEALAEDCTRAILAAQPAGPYRLLGWSFGGRIAFTVAARLRALGHRVDFLGLLDTAIRTADAHDEPGAEAEVAGADALAALPAWLAAQPDGAALAPLFARAAEIDGLHYRLRLAHALPRIDVPLSFWHATRDAVAGRERDWRPHTSAEVEVIEADATHSGIVLHPEVHAGVARRLRALAAAPAVPAAPAAGESAEIGGDDARHGRTVG, encoded by the coding sequence GTGACGGACAACACCTCTCCCGCCCGGCCCGACGCGCTGCGGCTCGCGACACAATACGCGGCGCTGCCCGAGGACAAGCGCGCGCTGTTCCGCGCCCGCGCCCGCGCGCAGGGCATCGACACCTCGGCGCTGCCGGCCGTGCCGCTCGCGCCGCGCCCGGCGCGCTTCCCGCTGCTGCCGGCCCAGGAACGGCTGTGGTTCCTGTGGTGCCTCGATCCGGCCCACGCCGGTTATCACCTGACCCAGACCTTGCGGCTGAGCGGCCCGCTCGACCTCGCGGCGCTGCATCGCGCGCTGCGCGCGCTGGTCGAGCGCCACGAGGCGCTGCGGCTGCGCTTCGAGGCCGGCGACGGCGTGCCGATGCAATACCCGGTCGAACTCGCGCCGGCCGGCCAGCAGGCGCCCAGGCGCGACTACGGCTTCGCCGCGCACGCGGTGGGCCGCGATCCCGAGGCGCTCGCCGCCGCCTTGCACGCCTTCGGCTGCGCGCCCTTCGACCTGACGGGCGGCGCGCCGATCCGCGTCGGCCTGTTCGAGATCGGCCCCGACGAATGCGTGCTGCAGTTCGTGGTCCATCACATCGTCGCCGATGCCTGGTCGATGGACCTGCTGTTCCGCGACCTGCTGGCCTTCTATCGCGGCGAGACGCCGGCGCCGCTGCCCGTGCAATTCGCCGACGTGGCGATGTGGCGGCGCGAATGGCTGGCCGCCGACGAGCTCGACGCGCAGATCGCCCATTGGCGCAGCGTGCTCGACGGCGCGCCGGGCGCGATCACGCTGCCGCGCGATCTGCCGCCGCGCCAGCAGCGCTCGCACGAGGGCGGCACGGTGCGCCGCGTGCTGGAGGCGCCGCTGGCCGAGCGGCTGCGCGCGATCGCGCGCGAGCAGCGCAGCACGCCGTTTACGCTGTTGCTGGCGGCCTGGGGCGTGGTGTTGGGCCGTTACGCGGCGCAGCGCACGGTGGTGGTGGGCGTGCCCTCGGCCGGGCGCGAGCGCCGCGAGACCGAGGCGCTGGTCGGCTTCTTCGTCAACACGCTGATCGTGCGCACCGACCTGGACGGCGCCCGGCCCTTCGTCGAGCTGCTGCGCGCCACGCATGAGCGCGTGCTCGATGCGCAGGCTCATCGCGACGTGCCGTTCGCGCGGCTGGTGGATGCGCTGTCGGTCGAGCGCGACCTGGACAGCTCGCCGCTGTTCCAGGTGATGTTCGACCTGGCCGTCGAGCGGGCCGGCGGAGCCGCGGCGCTGCCGGCCGGCCTGCGCGCCGAGCCGGTGGCCAATGCCGCGCCGACCGCGCGTTTCGATCTCGCCTTGAACGGCCAGGATCGCGGCGCGGGCGGCAGCTTCGAGCTGGCGCTGACCTATGCGAGCGACCGCTTCGTCGAGACCACGGTGGCGCGCCTGCTCGACGACTACACGGCGCTGCTGGCGCAGATCGCCGCCGAGCCGTCGCGCCGCGTGGCCGACCTCGCCGCGCCGCGCGAGCACGAGGCCGCGCGTGCCGACATCGCGCGCGGCCCGTTCGAGCCCGCGCATCGGCGCGTGGCCGCGCGCGCCGCCTTGTGCCCCGAGCGCGTCGCGCTGCGCTGCGAGGGCGCGACGCTGCATTACGCCGAACTCGACGGCTGGGCCGCGCGCCTGGGCGCCGCGCTGCGCGCCGACGGCCTCGCGCCGGGCGAGCGCGTGGGCCTGCTGCTGACGCGCTCGCTGGCGCTGCCGGCCGCGCTGCTCGGCGTCTGGCACGGCGGCGGTGCCTTCGTGCCGCTCGACCCCGAATACCCGGAAGCGCGGCTGCGCGCGATGATCGCCGACGCCGGCGTGCAGCGCGTGATCGTCGACGAGGCCACGCGCGCGCAATGGGGCGAGCTGCTCGCGCCGCTGCGCGCGATCGACGCCTGGTCGTGGCGCGAGGCGCCGGCGGGCGAGAGCGCCGCGCAACCCGCGCCGGCTGCGCCGCTGACGCTGCATCCCGAATCGCTGGCCTATGTGATCTACACCTCGGGCTCGACCGGCACGCCGAAGGGCGTGGCGATCGCGCATGGCGCGCTGGCCCTGCACCTGGAGGACTTCCTGCACGACCACCGCATCGCCGAGACCGATACGGTGCTGCAATCCTCCACCATCAATTTCGACGTCGCGCTGCACGAGCTGTTGCCGGCGCTGATCGCGGGCGGGCGCGTGGTGATGCGCGGCCCGCGCGCCTGGGAACTGGACACGCTCAACCGCACGCTGATCGACGAGCGCGTCAGCTTCGCGCGGATCCCGACCGCGCTATGGCAGCAATGGCGCATCGCGCTGCCGGCCGCGCAGGACCTGTCGCTGCGGCAGATCACGGTGGGCGGCGAGGGCCTGCCCGGCGATGCACTCGCGAAGTGGCTCGACGGCCCGCTGGCGAGCGTGGCGATCGACAATCTCTACGGGCCCACCGAAACCACGGTGGCCGCGCTGCATCATCCGGTCGGTGTCGCGGACGCTTCCAGCGCGATCGTCGCGATCGGCCGTTGTTATCCGTCGCGCCATGCCTATGTGGCCGACCTGGACGGCAACCGCGCGCCCGACGGCGCGCTCGGCGAACTCTGCATCGGCGGGCCGACGCTCGCGCACGGCTACCTGGGCCGGCCCTCGCTGACGGCCGAGCGCTTCGTGCCCGATCCGACCGGCGCGCCCGGTTCGCGCGTCTATCGCAGCGGCGACCTGTGCCGTGCGCGGCCCGACGGCGTGATCGACTTCCTCGGCCGGCTCGACCAGCAGATCAAGCTGCGCGGCCATCGCATCGAGCTCGGCGAGATCGAGGCGGCGCTCAGGCGCGCGTCCGGCGTGCGCGAGGGCGTGGTCGAGCTGCGCGGCGCGGGCGAGCGCAAGCGGCTGGTGGCCTACTACACCGGCGAGGCCAGCCCGGCGGCGGTGCGCGAGGCGCTCGCGGCCGGCTTGCCGGCCTCGCACCTGCCGTCGGTCTGCGTCGCGCTGGCCGCGCTGCCGACGCTGCCCAACGGCAAGCTCGATCGGCGCGCGCTGCCCGAGCCCGACGATACCGTCGAGACCGGCGCGGTGCCGCCCGAAGGTCCGCTCGAAACCGCCTTGCTGGCGATCTGGCAGACCGTGCTCGGGCGCGGCGATTTCGGCGTGACCGACAGCTTTTTCGCGCTGGGTGGCGATTCGATCTCCAGCCTGCGCGTGATCGCCCAGGCGCGCTCGGCGGGCTGGATCGTGACGGCGCGGCAGGTGTTCGAGCATTCGAGCGTGCGCGAGCTGGCACGGGTCGCCGAGCGCGCCGAGGCGGGCGAGGGCGGTGCGGGGGGCGAGATCGACGACGCTGCCTCGGACGTGCCGCTGGCGGTGCCGCTCGTGCCGATGCAGCACTGGTTCTTCGAGCAGTTCCCCGATGCGCCTTCGCGCTGGAACCAGTCAGTGCTGCTGGCGAGCGCCGAGCCGCTCGATGCCGGTGCCCTGCGCGGCGCGCTGGCGGCGGTGCTGGCCACGCACGACGCGCTGCGCGCGCGTTTCACGCGCGAGGCGGCCGACCGGGCCTGGACGCAGACCATCGTGCCGGCTTCCGACGCGCTGGCCGAGGCGGCCTTCGAGACGATCGAGCTCGATGAGGGCGCCGCGGCCGGCGACTGGAGCGCGGCTCTGGCCGTGCATGCCGATCGCCTGCACGGCAGCCTCGACCTGGCCGCGGGCCCCTTGCTGCGTGCCGCCGCGTTCGCCACGCCCGAGGGCGCGCGGCTGCTGATCGTGGTGCATCACATCGTGGTCGACGGCGTGTCCTGGCGGATCTTGCTCGACGACCTGCTGAGCGCCTACGACGCCCTGCGCAGCGGCCGCGCGCCGGCGCTACCGAAGCCGCCGACGCGCTGGCGCGACTGGTCGCGGCGCCTGGCTGCCTATGCCGCGCAGCCGGAACTGCTGGCCGAGCTCCCCTGGTGGCAGGCTCGGCTCGGCGCGGCCGAGGATGCCGCGCCGCGCGCCGAGGGCGGCCAGCGGCATCAGGCCTGGACGCTCGACGCCGAGGCGACCGCCCGGCTCACCCAGGCCGGCTGGCGCATCGACGAGGTGCTGCTGGCCGCGCTCGCGCATGCCTGCGCCGAGGTGCTGCCGGCCGTGCCGGTGGTGGTCGAGCTGGAAGGTCACGGTCGCGGCGACCAGGTGCCCGGCGTCGACCTGAGCCGCACGGTCGGCTGGTTCACCACGCAATATCCGCTGCGCGTGGCGGCCCATGAGGATGTCGATGCCACGCGCCGCGCCATCGGTGCCGCGCGCGCCGAGCTGCCGGCCGAGGGGCTGCACTACAACCTGCTGCGCTACGCAGGGCTGGCCTCGTCGCGCTCGGCGCTGGCCGCGCTGCCGGCCACCACGGTCGGCTTCAACTACCTGGGCCGCTTCGAGGAGCGGCTCGGCGCGGGCCGCTTCACGTTTGCCGCCGAGGACAGCGGCGACGGCACGCAGGGCCGCGTCGCGGCCGGCGCGCGCCACTGGCTCGACCTGAACGGCCTGATCGCCGAGGGCTGCCTGAAGGTCGACTGGAGCGCCGCCGATGGTTCGGTCGACGAAGCGATGCTGGCGCGCCTGGTGACGGTGTTCGACGCGCAGGTGCGTGCGCTCGCCGGCATGGCGCACGGCGCAGCCGATCCGACGCACGCGGCACCGCGCCGCTTCGGCGATCTGCCCGAGGGCGCGCCGGGCGAGAGCGTGGCCGTGGGTGACGCCGCCGTCGCGGCGGCCTTCGCGGTCTGGCGCGAGCGCTTCCACGCCGAGGCGCGTCTCGCGCCGGCGCCCGACGCGAGGCTGCAGCCGCTCAACGCGGCACGCGCGCCGGTCACGCTGTTCTGCTGTTATCCCGGCTTCGGCCTGACCGGCGAATACCGCTACCTGGCAGCGGCGCTGCAGGGCGTGGCCTCGGTGGTGGCGCTGCGCGCACCCGGCTTCGCCCGGCCCGGATCGGTTCCCGCCGATTGGCCCGCGAGCTTCGAGGCGCTGGCCGAGGATTGCACGCGCGCCATCCTCGCGGCGCAGCCGGCCGGCCCGTATCGGCTGCTGGGCTGGTCGTTCGGCGGCCGCATCGCCTTCACGGTGGCTGCGCGGCTGCGCGCGCTCGGGCACCGGGTCGATTTCCTCGGCCTGCTCGACACGGCGATCCGCACCGCCGATGCGCACGACGAGCCGGGCGCCGAGGCCGAGGTGGCCGGCGCCGATGCGCTCGCCGCGCTGCCGGCGTGGCTGGCCGCGCAGCCCGACGGCGCGGCCCTGGCGCCGCTGTTCGCGCGCGCCGCCGAGATCGACGGCCTGCATTACCGCTTGCGCCTCGCGCACGCGCTGCCGCGCATCGACGTGCCGCTGAGCTTCTGGCATGCCACGCGCGATGCCGTGGCGGGTCGCGAGCGCGATTGGCGGCCGCATACCAGCGCCGAGGTCGAGGTGATCGAGGCGGATGCGACGCACAGCGGGATCGTGCTGCATCCGGAGGTGCATGCCGGCGTCGCGCGCCGCCTGCGCGCGCTGGCGGCGGCCCCGGCGGTTCCCGCTGCGCCGGCGGCCGGCGAATCGGCGGAAATCGGCGGCGACGACGCGCGGCACGGCCGAACTGTCGGATAA